One Glycine max cultivar Williams 82 chromosome 8, Glycine_max_v4.0, whole genome shotgun sequence genomic window, ATCCACCAATGATTGGAATTAAAGACAGATAGACTGGCACAGGAAAGCTCTCACCCAAAAGAAATCTTGAAACCAGAACACTAAAAGCAGGTTCACCACTCTTGATAATGTGTGTGAATGATACCGCAACTTTTGACATGCTAACTGTTGCCGCTACATGTCCAATTGTATGTGCAACAGCAACCTGAAGGAGAAATAAAACGAAAACTAAAGTCATCATCCAttcaaaaatatgataataaaaggAGAATGGCTAAATTGATCAATAACTTTTTTGAAACAACTATTCATACCAACAGTTTAAAGGGTTTGTTTTTTGGAAAGGAGGATGGAGGAAACTTTGTTAGTTGTCAAGCTAAAGTGAAATCACTCTTTGAAAACTTGGATGGAAATTGTCAAAATTGATAAACCAAAAATCTTAAAACTAATTCTGTCTAATTCAGCCAAAAGGTGTGAATGGAACATACTCAATTTTCTCTACTTTGTTTTTATCTGGAATCAACCAACATAGACATCCATATATGTGTCCAAAAAttgctaaaaagaaaaaaccttattttcccagaacaaaaaataaatcaagatcaaacaaaaacaAGGCTTTCACTTCCTCCCATCAATTTTTCTTTCCcccaacaaacaaacaaacaaaaaatcaattcaaaactTACAGGGAACAAAGACTTCCAAAACTCAGGATCAGTCTTTGGGGCTTCAGCAATCCCAGTGGCCCAAGAGATCAACATCATAAGAGACCCACATGCAAGTGAGAGAGTTGAAGTAAGCCAAGGGTAAGGGTAAGCATTCAAAACCTTCTTGTTATAAATATTGAACACCACATTCAAAGCCCACCAGGTTGCAAAATATATCCCAATTTTCACCTTCTTTGCAGCTTCTGATGGTGTGCTTGCACCCTCAACCTCTGATCTGTCTGCTTCATAGGCCTCACACTTCACCAAATCACCCCTTTTGTCATCATCACTCTTCACTGACACAAAATTTCCAACACCAAGAGAAGCAGCAATGTGAAGTGGCTTTTGAACTGAAACAAGAGATCTTTGACCCTTTTCTCTTGACAAAGAGGGTAAAAAGGACCTTGCCTTAATTAGGGTTGCATGTCTTTGCCTCAAAAGAAGATCAGAACCACTGATCCCTACAACAGGTTGTCTCAATGAAGAGATCATTGTAAAGGGTAGGCGAAAAATTCAAGCTTTTCGGACAAAACCTTGGTGGGGTGCTGAAAAATCTcaaaggagagaaagagaagaaacaaagaTCAAATTATCAGAGACACTCTTTTATATATGAGAGTGTGTTGTCTTGGCTTTGATCTTCTGCCCCTCTGAGATCTTGAAAGGTTTATTTAtgtcaaaccaaaccaaaccactgcaaaacaataataataattaaaaaataattaaaaaggagaTTTTTCAACagaaaattcaagaaaaaaacttaaaagcaaaggagaaaaaaaaaaagataaagggaAGGGAATGATGCCTTGGAATCTAACACAGGAATGAATTGAAAATGGTGAACAGCAATGAGTATGATCAAATGATGTTGGTGTGTTGTGTTTTGTTTAccgtataaataataaaaacaagttGGGAATACTGTGTTTGTGGGGTTTGGTGGCAGATACGTGATGGTGAGGGTCAGTGTtggtactctctctctctcgggtTTGATGATGGCTTTGAATCAAAATACGTAATATACaaagtgagtttttttttttttttttttctcattatatACAAAGTGAGTTTCTTCGAAAACTCAGTCCAAAATGGAAGAGAATAATCATATTTGTTCCTATAAAtttattacatgttgaatttgtaattgaaaatgatatgacagcatttaaatgtaaaatttaatccataaaaataaaataaacacaagaaaaaaatttgattagTTGGTAGAATTATCTTtgattcaaacaaaattttgtaattaaaaatcaaatatggtGTTAAACATCTTGTTAAaacctctcttttttctctctctattttaTTAACGTTACTCTTTTTATTACATCATATTTTGTATCCTACTTATGTTTTCTTTCTCACAATcaagtatattttttcaatggaaaaacacaaaacaataacaaatgTTATATATCTctcttgtcttttttttaaaaaaaaataaaatgagtaaaCTCCTATTTTTGCCTTTAAAAAGTATAGACACTAACAAGGACTCATACTTGTTGATTCGATCAGAAATTCCAATTGATTCGAGTTCATTATTCAATCGGGTATGTCAATAACTCGATTTGACATCACTAAACTAATCTTAAATCGGAGTTTAACCCGTGTAAATCGGTCTCAAGTGGATCAAATAAACCAAATTTTACATTATGTTTGAAATTATTGTTTCGGCATGTGACTTCATTTATTTCTGACATGCAAACTCCATGGTGTGAGCTATAGGGGCGACATTGTGAGCCTTGGTTCGACAGGGTCCGCCAGTTCGTCAAAAATGGCGGGACAGGCTAAGTGACTCAACTTGTTATGCCTAACCTGCCAACCTGGTAGATCAACAACGAGTCAGGTTGGTCCGTTGGcccaatatacatattttttaaagaatataaatattaataggtATTTAGGCTTTGAATTAtcactttgtattttttttaagaatataaataaaaacttacatattttcttgtttctcacACTTCCAATTTTCGTTAAAAAAAGTGTAGAAATTCGTTGTTTGATTTTGTCTTGAAAGAAAGCTATTtccatgaaaaataaattaacttaaagACTTGTTAAGTAGGCTAAAAGAGCttttgagagtttttttttttttacgaaaagTATGGAACCTTTTCTAGTAAAAACACTCTCAAAAGTTCTTATAACTTTGTATACAAACATGTGTTTGATCAAAATCATTGAAATGATGTGGAATGGACATTTTCTACATTCTAATGcaagaacgtaagagaaatGATATAAGAGCAAACATCTCTTTCAGTATGGTGTGGTTCAAGGATGAATCAGGCAGAAGCTAGTGGACATGTAACACCTAGATAGATAGCATCAAAAAGAGATGGATCCAAGCTGTGCAGGTATGAGACTGTACAGTTAaagatgacttaaataaatcaaTTGGTATTacatatactaataaaataCAACTACTTTTTGATAGTTCACCACTTAAGAACTCCACAATTAAGAATGTTTAGCTTGAAATAGTTATGAGATGGGTGACCTTCTAGAAAGTTTTCTAGAAAGCGTGAGTGAGGACAAAACTTGTTGAAAAGTTTTGTGTTGATTTGTGAGGACAATCATTGATTCTAAAACAGCCAAAACAAATTGTCGATGTCTCAAAAAATGCTACCTACGAAGGGTTATGACCGATGGAGGGTTTTGATCGACAAGGAAGTTGAGTGAAGTGTCGTAGTGTGAGAACCGCCGAGAAGTTTAGGGACATTGCAAATTAATGGTGGCGTAACACTTTAATGTTGTTGTCAACACTTTAGTCCCTTGCCATGTGAAAGT contains:
- the LOC732659 gene encoding glucose-6-phosphate/phosphate translocator 1, chloroplastic; the protein is MISSLRQPVVGISGSDLLLRQRHATLIKARSFLPSLSREKGQRSLVSVQKPLHIAASLGVGNFVSVKSDDDKRGDLVKCEAYEADRSEVEGASTPSEAAKKVKIGIYFATWWALNVVFNIYNKKVLNAYPYPWLTSTLSLACGSLMMLISWATGIAEAPKTDPEFWKSLFPVAVAHTIGHVAATVSMSKVAVSFTHIIKSGEPAFSVLVSRFLLGESFPVPVYLSLIPIIGGCALAAVTELNFNMIGFMGAMISNLAFVFRNIFSKKGMKGKSVSGMNYYACLSILSLAILTPFAIAVEGPQMWAAGWQTAMSQIGPQFIWWLAAQSVFYHLYNQVSYMSLDQISPLTFSIGNTMKRISVIVSSIIIFHTPVQPINALGAAIAILGTFLYSQAKL